The Streptomyces asoensis DNA window CCGCAGCACCTCCTCGCCGAAGTGCGTGCGCACCTCTTCCGCGACCTGCGACGCCAGACGCGTCCGGCCGTCGTACATGGTGAGCAGGATCGTCGACACATGCAGGGTCGGGTTGAGATGACCCCGCACGAGGTCGACGTTGCGCAGCAGCTGCCCCAGACCTTCCAGCGCGTAGTACTCGCACTGGATCGGGATGAGCACCTCGGCGCCGGCCACCAGCGCGTTGACCGTCAGCAGGCCGAGAGAAGGGGGGCAGTCGATAAGGATGTAGTCGAGCGGCTGCTCGTACGCCTGGATCGCTCGCTGGAGGCGGCTCTCGCGCGCTACCAGGGACACCAACTCGATCTCCGCTCCGGCGAGATCGATCGTGGCGGGAGCGCAGAAGAGGCCTTCCACATCAGGAACGGGCTGGACGACTTCCGAGAGAGGACGGCTGTCGACCAGCACGTCATAGATCGATGGCACCTCGGCGTGGTGGTCGATCCCCAGGGCGGTGGACGCGTTGCCCTGCGGGTCGAGGTCGACCACCAGGACTCGGCCACCGTGCAGGGCCAGTGAGGCGGCAAGATTGACGGTCGTCGTCGTCTTGCCCACGCCGCCCTTCTGGTTGGCGACCACGATCACACGGGTCTGCTCGGGACGTGGCAGACCCTCGCCGGCGCGGCCCAGAGCCTCCACCGCGAGTTGGGCAGCACGACCGATCGGAGTGTCGTCCATCGGGGGCGGTGTTTCACGTGAAACATCCTCCCCGAACGACTCGGTACGGGGACCGGGGACCGGATCGGTCATCGGTCCCGCGATGTTGGCGTCGGACCGCAAGGATTCACTCTCCTCGACTTCAGGCTCGCAATGAACAGAGCCTCCCATGCCTTCGGGGTCATGAACCAGTGAGGCCTGTTGTTCTGTGGAGAAATCCACCTCTGTGGACAACTCCCGTCCCGCATCGAGTGAACCGAGAGGCTTGCGGTCGCGGGGTTCGGCAGCGGCGCGGCCGCGGCTGATGATGCCGTGGAGCAGAGAGCGACGTTTCACGTGAAACACGATGCACAGCGCCGACAGCCGGATCCCCGACGACACTCCGTGGTGCGTGGGTTTGGCAGCTTGTGTGGAGTACGCCTCAGCGGCGTCGGCGGGTGCGACTGGTACGCGCCGCCTTCGCCCGCTTGGCGGCGAACCTCACACCACCGGGGCTCTCCCCGACCTCGACCCGCACCACCGTGGAGAGCGGATCCACCACTCCCTCACCCACATGCAGGATCGAGGTGCCCACGGCTCCGAGCTTGCTCAGCGCGGTGGACGCGCTCTTCAGCTCCTCCTCGGCGGTGTCCCCCTTGAGGGCGAGCATCTCGCCGTAGGGCCGCAGGAGCGGAATGCCCCACGTGGCCAGGCGGTCCAGCGGCGCGACGGCCCGTGCGGTCACCACGTGCACGGGCGGCACCTTGCCCATGACCTCCTCGGCACGTCCTCGCGCGACCGTCACATGGTCCAGACCGAGGAGTTCGACGACTTCGGTGAGGAAGTTCGTGCGCCGTAGAAGCGGCTCCAGCAGGGTGATCT harbors:
- a CDS encoding AAA family ATPase, whose translation is MGGSVHCEPEVEESESLRSDANIAGPMTDPVPGPRTESFGEDVSRETPPPMDDTPIGRAAQLAVEALGRAGEGLPRPEQTRVIVVANQKGGVGKTTTTVNLAASLALHGGRVLVVDLDPQGNASTALGIDHHAEVPSIYDVLVDSRPLSEVVQPVPDVEGLFCAPATIDLAGAEIELVSLVARESRLQRAIQAYEQPLDYILIDCPPSLGLLTVNALVAGAEVLIPIQCEYYALEGLGQLLRNVDLVRGHLNPTLHVSTILLTMYDGRTRLASQVAEEVRTHFGEEVLRTSIPRSVRISEAPSYGQTVLTYDPGSSGALSYLEAARELALRGVGVSYDATHAHVGAQNNPNLVEGIQ
- the rsmG gene encoding 16S rRNA (guanine(527)-N(7))-methyltransferase RsmG; this translates as MTEAAELPPAPEVAREVFGDRFDDAVRYAELLAEAGVQRGLIGPREVPRLWERHLLNCAVLSEVVPEGVTVCDVGSGAGLPGIPLALVREDLKITLLEPLLRRTNFLTEVVELLGLDHVTVARGRAEEVMGKVPPVHVVTARAVAPLDRLATWGIPLLRPYGEMLALKGDTAEEELKSASTALSKLGAVGTSILHVGEGVVDPLSTVVRVEVGESPGGVRFAAKRAKAARTSRTRRRR